A window of Betaproteobacteria bacterium genomic DNA:
CGAACGTGCGTGCGAAATCGTTTTCGCCGCCGAACGGCAACAAGGCCACCTCGACATCCGTACCGGCGAAGGCGTTGGCTGCCGCCGCCATGGATCCATCCCCTCCAGCCACGACGATCCGCCTGGCGCCTTTGGCCAGCGCCGCCGCAGCTAGTTTGCGGAATTCCGTTCGGCTATGGGACGTGTAGAAGAAACCGGCCGGGATGCGCCGGCCGACCGTCTCTTCCAGTTGCCTGGCGAGGGAAGGCTCGATGGAGGCGGCGTTGGCGATCACGCAGGGGATCACGGCGCTGCACTCGATTGGGTCGCTACTGTTCCGGATTTCGGCAACATGCAGACGTTCTTGTATTGGTCTGGACAGCGTCGCCGGCAATTTTCCCTGCTGTCAGGCGCCAACACAAGTCACCGGGCGGCCGGACACCGGAATCGCTCCCCTTCACGGCTCGAAGCTCACCGTTCCGGAATCTTCGTCCAACATGGCGCCCACGACCGCGAGCCGGCGCTGCTGCACCAGCTCTCGCAGCACGGGGCTTTCCTCCAGGATCCGCCGCACGCTCAGGCGAATGTTCTCCAGCGTGGCTGCGCGAACGAGATCCTCCCTCGTACGTGTCGAGGCCAGGCCGGTCTGCGCATTGCGCACGGCGGGTTGCAGTTCGTGCACGACACCCGCCATGTTCCCCAGACTCCTTCCATCGCAGGCGTCGCGGACCGTGCTGCAGTGCGTGTGGGCGAGCACGACGATCAGATGCGCTCCTCCCACCTTGGACGCGTATTCGAGACTTCCAAGGACGTCCCGATTCACCACAT
This region includes:
- a CDS encoding diacylglycerol kinase, which translates into the protein MIANAASIEPSLARQLEETVGRRIPAGFFYTSHSRTEFRKLAAAALAKGARRIVVAGGDGSMAAAANAFAGTDVEVALLPFGGENDFARTF
- a CDS encoding carbonic anhydrase (macrophage inducible 5; Mig-5) — translated: MKRLRLLVLGVAALFGSGCAVLPAPETASAVEVPALAAEDSGPLSKSAQAAVTPDQAMRWLREGNERFVSGRPLQRNVYRRVMATARDQYPFASILSCTDSLSSPEQVFDQSVGDVFSVRVAGHVVNRDVLGSLEYASKVGGAHLIVVLAHTHCSTVRDACDGRSLGNMAGVVHELQPAVRNAQTGLASTRTREDLVRAATLENIRLSVRRILEESPVLRELVQQRRLAVVGAMLDEDSGTVSFEP